In Methanorbis rubei, the DNA window TGCTCGACCTCGGCAATCGCAGTACCGGTCGCCGTTCGCGTCACAGTTCCGACGCAGGCAATTTCCGCGATAGCCAGAGAGGTGTTCTCTCCGGAGAGTTCAAACAGCAGGTTCATCCGTCCTATAGATATGCCGTCGGGTTACTAATAACTGTGGGAAGTCTCAGAAATTTTTACAGCACAATTTCCTTCTTTTTGATATACCATGCTTTTGCGCAGTGGTCGGGATGGTAGCGCATCTTTGCCTCGCGAAGTCCCGGAACATCCATGTCAGACTCTCTGTTGATCCATTCGTATTTGCCTTGCAAACATTTCGCGGTCTCCTGATTGATGATCTTATAGATGCCTTTGTACTTCACGAACCCTTTTTCAAAATGTACGAGCGCTGTTGTCGGGTTGAAGTTTTCCCAGACAGAAATAGCTGCGATGTCTCCTTCGGGCGGGATTCTGATCATAAGTCCCTGACAGCCAAGCTCTTCCCAGTGTTCGAGCGCAAACAACACTGCGGTCAGTTCCTCTTTCATGATCAGGTTTGCTTCGCAGTGTTTTGAGATGCTCCATGCTTCAATCATGTCTCTGACTTCAGGCAGGTCCTCAGTGGTGATTCGTTTGGTTGTGTGGGTGTACTCTGCGTTGAATCTGTTGATTTGGCCGCGGATGTTGAGATATTTTCTTCCTTTGAGTTCAGCG includes these proteins:
- a CDS encoding DUF2156 domain-containing protein codes for the protein MTLSETDYQPITLKDKPTFDKIFAQYPQLHSEYSFMNMVCWEHYAPYSFTVQDGRLLTACTVEGETTYRAPVGAPSPELFEEVLALAKECGGKMAMDFYNEADVRYLKEVHPETPVYTNRGFSEYYYRTSELAELKGRKYLNIRGQINRFNAEYTHTTKRITTEDLPEVRDMIEAWSISKHCEANLIMKEELTAVLFALEHWEELGCQGLMIRIPPEGDIAAISVWENFNPTTALVHFEKGFVKYKGIYKIINQETAKCLQGKYEWINRESDMDVPGLREAKMRYHPDHCAKAWYIKKKEIVL